The following proteins come from a genomic window of Oncorhynchus gorbuscha isolate QuinsamMale2020 ecotype Even-year unplaced genomic scaffold, OgorEven_v1.0 Un_scaffold_646, whole genome shotgun sequence:
- the LOC124019668 gene encoding bifunctional purine biosynthesis protein ATIC-like: MACSELALLSVSDKSGLLDFAKRLVNVGLSLVASGGTAKTLRDAGLAVRDVSELTGHPEMLGGRVKTLHPAVHGGILARHTPSDKADMEKLGYSLVRVVVCNLYPFVKTISNTNVTVEDAVEQIDIGGVTLLRAAAKNHARVTIVCDPADYQLVAVEMEGSEGKDTTLDTRKTLALKAFTHTAQYDEAIADYFRGQYSRGVSQLPLRYGMNPHQAPAQLYTLRPTLPLTVVNGSPGFINLCDALNAWQLVRELKSALGMPSATSFKHVSPAGAAVGVPLSDEEAKVCMVNDMLKNLTPLATAYARARGSDRMSSFGDFIALSDVCDVPTAKIISREVSDGIIAPGYEEEALRILSKKKNGNYCVLQMDPAYEPDEPEVRVLFGLHLKQKRNGAVIDKDLFSNVVSKGALSVEALRDLIVASITVKYTQSNSVCYAKDGQVIGIGAGQQSRIHCTRLAGDKADNWWLRHHPRVLGMRFRSGVKRAEMANAIDQYVSGTIGEGPDLAVWKAMYEEVPEPLDETEKRNWLSSLQAVALSSDAFFPFRDNVDRAKRSGVEYIAAPAGSTADEVVINACNEQGITLVHTNLRLFHH, translated from the exons ATGGCCTGCTCAGAACTGG CACTGTTGAGTGTGTCCGACAAGTCTGGACTTCTGGACTTTGCCAAAAGGCTGGTGAACGTGGGACTGTCACTCGTCGCATCAGGTGGCACCGCCAAAACCCTGCGCGATGCAGGACTGGCTGTTCG AGATGTGTCTGAGCTGACTGGCCATCCAGAGATGCTTGGTGGGAGGGTGAAGACTCTGCATCCTGCTGTACACGGGGGCATCCTGGCCCGGCACACCCCTTCAGACAAGGCTGACATGGAGAAACTGGGCTACAGTCTGGTTAG GGTGGTGGTGTGTAACCTTTACCCGTTTGTGAAGACTATCTCCAACACTAATGTGACCGTGGAAGATGCAGTGGAACAGATTGATATTG GTGGGGTAACCCTGCTCCGAGCAGCGGCCAAGAACCACGCCCGCGTAACCATTGTGTGCGACCCTGCCGACTACCAGCTGGTcgctgtggagatggagggttccGAGGGTAAAGACACGACCCTGGACACCCGCAAGACTCTGGCCCTGAAG gCCTTTACTCACACGGCTCAGTATGATGAGGCCATCGCGGACTACTTCCGGGGCCAGTACAGCCGTGGGGTATCCCAGCTGCCCCTGCGCTACGGCATGAACCCCCACCAAGCCCCCGCCCAGCTCTACACCCTGCGccccactctccccctcacaG TGGTAAATGGTTCTCCTGGGTTCATTAACCTTTGTGATGCCCTGAACGCCTGGCAGCTGGTCCGAGAGCTGAAGAGTGCCCTGGGCATGCCCTCTGCCACCTCCTTCAAACACGTCAGCCCTGCAG gGGCTGCGGTGGGTGTTCCTCTGAGTGATGAGGAGGCCAAGGTGTGTATGGTGAATGACATGCTGAAGAACCTGACCCCACTGGCTACAGCCTACGCCCGGGCTAGAGGGTCAGACAGGATGTCCTCCTTCGGCGACTTCATCGCTCTGTCTGACGTGTGTGACGTCCCCACTGCCAAGATCATATCCAGAGAG GTTTCTGATGGCATCATCGCCCCTGGTTACGAAGAAGAGGCCCTCAGGATCCTGTCCAAGAAGAAGAATGGAAACTACTGTGTTCTCCAG ATGGACCCAGCCTATGAGCCAGACGAGCCAGAGGTCAGAGTTCTCTTTGGCCTCCACCTCAAACAGAAGAGGAATGGAGCTGTCATTGACAAGGATCTCTTCAGCAATGTCGTCTCCAAGGGCGCG CTGTCGGTGGAGGCGCTGCGTGACCTGATCGTGGCCAGCATCACAGTGAAGTACACCCAGTCCAACTCTGTCTGCTACGCCAAGGATGGACAG GTGATTGGGATCGGTGCGGGTCAGCAGTCTCGTATCCACTGCACGCGGCTGGCAGGGGACAAGGCTGATAACTGGTGGCTGAGGCACCACCCGCGGGTGTTGGGCATGAGGTTCAGGAGTGGAGTGAAGCGGGCGGAGATGGCCAATGCCATCGATCAGTATGTCAGCGGCACCATCGGAGAG GGTCCAGACCTGGCAGTATGGAAGGCCATGTATGAGGAGGTCCCAGAGCCTCTGGATGAGACTGAGAAGAGGAACTGGCTGAGCTCTCTACAGGCTGTAGCCCTCAGCTCTGACGCCTTCTTCCCCTTCAGAGACAACGTGGACCGTGCCAAACGG AGTGGTGTGGAGTACATTGCTGCCCCGGCTGGGTCCACAGCTGACGAGGTGGTGATCAATGCCTGTAATGAGCAGGGCATCACCCTGGTGCACACCAACCTGAGACTCTTCCACCACTGA